A stretch of the Actinomyces faecalis genome encodes the following:
- a CDS encoding succinate dehydrogenase/fumarate reductase iron-sulfur subunit, which yields MNIKLKIWRQKNQNTEGHFEEYSMSGIEEHMSFLEVLDLLNEQLFQEGKEPVAFDSDCREGICGQCGVVINGQAHGPIRSTTCQLHMRHLAEDPSFKDGSTITIEPWRSAGFPILKDLVVDRSALDRIVQAGGYISVNTGAAPEAHSVPVRKDKADAAFEAAACIGCGACVAACPNASAMLFTGAKIAHLGLLPQGQPERLPRVVSMLNQHDAEGFGGCTNIGECAAVCPKSVPLEVISRLNRDLGHALWKGQHAHV from the coding sequence GTGAACATCAAGCTCAAGATCTGGCGTCAGAAGAACCAGAACACCGAGGGGCACTTCGAGGAGTACTCCATGTCGGGTATCGAGGAGCACATGAGCTTCCTCGAGGTCCTCGACCTGCTCAATGAGCAGCTGTTCCAGGAGGGCAAGGAGCCCGTCGCCTTCGACTCGGACTGCCGCGAGGGCATCTGCGGTCAGTGCGGTGTGGTCATCAACGGACAGGCCCACGGCCCGATCCGCTCCACCACCTGCCAGCTGCACATGCGTCACCTGGCGGAGGACCCCTCCTTCAAGGACGGCTCCACCATCACGATCGAGCCCTGGCGCTCGGCCGGCTTCCCGATCCTCAAGGACCTGGTGGTCGACCGCTCCGCCCTGGACCGCATCGTCCAGGCCGGAGGCTATATCTCAGTCAACACCGGCGCGGCCCCCGAGGCCCACTCGGTCCCGGTCCGCAAGGACAAGGCTGACGCCGCCTTCGAGGCTGCCGCCTGCATCGGCTGCGGCGCCTGCGTGGCGGCCTGCCCGAACGCCTCGGCCATGCTGTTCACCGGCGCGAAGATCGCCCACCTGGGCCTGCTCCCGCAGGGCCAGCCGGAGCGTCTGCCCCGTGTGGTCTCCATGCTCAACCAGCACGACGCCGAGGGCTTCGGCGGCTGCACGAATATCGGTGAGTGCGCTGCGGTGTGCCCCAAGTCCGTGCCGCTGGAGGTCATCTCGCGCCTGAACCGCGACCTCGGCCACGCCCTGTGGAAGGGCCAGCACGCTCACGTGTGA
- a CDS encoding fumarate reductase/succinate dehydrogenase flavoprotein subunit, protein MTELIEGLYTEGEKIADTKAPHDVPIARRWEQRKFNAKLVNPANRRKLDIIVVGSGLAGGAAAASLGEQGYNVKCFFYQDSARRAHSIAAQGGINAAKNYRNDGDSVYRLFYDTVKGGDYRAREDNVYRLAEVSANIIDQCVAQGVPFAREYGGLLDNRSFGGVQVSRTFYARGQTGQQLLIGAYQALERQVRAGTVKEFRRHEMVELIVVDGKAKGIIARDMVTGEIETHLADAVVLCTGGYGNVFFLSTNAMGCNATAVWRAHRKGAYFANPCYTQIHPTCIPQSGDFQSKLTLMSESLRNDGRIWVPKRAEDCKKDPKDIPEEDRDYYLERIYPAFGNLVPRDIASRQAKNMCDEGRGVGPAIKEKAPDGTERMVSRGVYLDFSEAIERLGKEQVSAKYGNLFEMYQRITGDDPYETPMRIYPAVHYTMGGLWVDYDLESNIPGLYVAGEANFSDHGANRLGASALMQGLADGYFVLPDTMNDYLADMLREGKVDPNAPEIEQARKDVEERVTRLMALRGTRSVDDFHMALGRIMWEYCGMERRDEGLREAIKQIRELKEEFWRDARITGEAMELNQTLEKAGRLLDFFELAELMCIDALHRRESCGGHFRAESQTPEGEALRHDDEFLYVAAWEWGGENQPPILHKEDLIYKDIELKQRSYK, encoded by the coding sequence ATGACTGAACTCATCGAGGGCCTCTACACCGAGGGCGAGAAGATCGCCGACACCAAGGCGCCCCACGACGTCCCGATCGCCAGGCGCTGGGAGCAGCGCAAGTTCAACGCCAAGCTGGTCAACCCCGCCAACCGCCGCAAGCTCGACATCATCGTCGTCGGCTCCGGCCTGGCCGGTGGTGCCGCAGCCGCGTCGCTGGGCGAGCAGGGCTACAACGTCAAGTGCTTCTTCTACCAGGACTCCGCCCGCCGCGCACACTCCATCGCGGCCCAGGGTGGTATCAACGCGGCGAAGAACTACCGCAACGACGGTGACTCCGTCTACCGCCTCTTCTACGACACGGTCAAGGGCGGTGACTACCGGGCGCGTGAGGACAACGTCTACCGCCTGGCCGAGGTCAGCGCCAACATCATCGACCAGTGCGTGGCCCAGGGCGTTCCCTTCGCCCGTGAGTACGGTGGCCTGCTGGACAACCGCTCCTTCGGCGGCGTGCAGGTCTCGCGTACCTTCTACGCCCGTGGCCAGACGGGTCAGCAGCTGCTGATCGGCGCCTACCAGGCGCTGGAGCGGCAGGTGCGCGCCGGCACGGTCAAGGAGTTCCGCCGCCACGAGATGGTCGAGCTCATCGTCGTCGACGGCAAGGCCAAGGGCATCATCGCCCGCGACATGGTCACCGGCGAGATCGAGACCCACCTGGCTGACGCCGTCGTGCTGTGCACCGGTGGCTACGGCAACGTCTTCTTCCTGTCGACCAACGCCATGGGCTGCAACGCCACCGCCGTGTGGCGTGCCCACCGTAAGGGTGCCTACTTCGCCAACCCCTGCTACACGCAGATCCACCCCACCTGCATCCCGCAGTCCGGTGACTTCCAGTCCAAGCTCACCCTGATGAGTGAGTCCCTGCGTAACGACGGCCGCATCTGGGTGCCGAAGAGGGCAGAGGACTGCAAGAAGGACCCGAAGGACATCCCGGAGGAGGACCGCGACTACTACCTGGAGCGCATCTACCCGGCCTTCGGCAACCTGGTCCCGCGTGACATCGCCTCCCGCCAGGCCAAGAACATGTGCGACGAGGGACGCGGCGTGGGACCGGCCATCAAGGAGAAGGCCCCGGACGGCACCGAGCGCATGGTCTCGCGTGGTGTCTACCTCGACTTCTCCGAGGCGATCGAGCGTCTGGGCAAGGAGCAGGTCAGCGCCAAGTACGGCAACCTGTTCGAGATGTACCAGCGCATCACCGGCGACGACCCCTACGAGACGCCGATGCGTATCTACCCGGCCGTCCACTACACGATGGGTGGCCTGTGGGTGGACTACGACCTGGAGTCCAACATCCCGGGCCTGTACGTGGCCGGTGAGGCCAACTTCTCCGACCACGGCGCCAACCGTCTGGGTGCCTCAGCGCTCATGCAGGGTCTGGCCGACGGTTACTTCGTCCTGCCGGACACGATGAACGACTACCTGGCGGACATGCTCCGTGAGGGCAAGGTCGACCCCAACGCCCCTGAGATCGAGCAGGCACGCAAGGACGTCGAGGAGCGCGTGACTCGCCTCATGGCGCTGCGCGGTACCCGGTCCGTCGACGACTTCCACATGGCGCTGGGACGCATCATGTGGGAGTACTGCGGCATGGAGCGCCGTGACGAGGGTCTGCGTGAGGCCATCAAGCAGATCCGGGAGCTGAAGGAGGAGTTCTGGCGTGACGCCCGTATCACGGGTGAGGCGATGGAGCTCAACCAGACGCTGGAGAAGGCCGGCCGCCTGCTCGACTTCTTCGAGCTGGCCGAGCTCATGTGCATCGACGCGCTGCACCGCCGCGAGTCCTGCGGTGGTCACTTCCGCGCCGAGTCCCAGACTCCTGAGGGCGAGGCCCTGCGTCACGACGACGAGTTCCTGTACGTGGCCGCGTGGGAGTGGGGCGGCGAGAACCAGCCCCCGATCCTCCACAAGGAGGACCTGATCTACAAGGACATCGAGCTCAAGCAGCGGAGTTACAAGTGA
- a CDS encoding succinate dehydrogenase cytochrome b subunit — MKRLMAWSGIVFLLFVIFHAYGNTHYFQGEIAYDHYAVFLRTLLNPLLPYEGFLWIMRIALVVLLLAHAGSAFHLWHRNKKARGSDKYAVKKPGAEYFASRYAMRTMRWGGVILLLFIVWHILQFTTLSATPGGEYVHGRAYQNMYYGFQLWWVYLIYLVALAALCLHVWHGVWSALQTVGAMRGNVVPFVRVIAFIVAFALFACFMAVPTAILFGWVDAPMAAADYYPQFCDAIGSAAEQFADHCAAVAH; from the coding sequence ATGAAGCGCCTCATGGCGTGGTCGGGCATCGTCTTCCTGCTCTTCGTCATCTTCCATGCCTACGGCAACACCCACTACTTCCAGGGTGAGATTGCCTACGATCACTACGCGGTGTTCCTGCGGACCCTGCTGAACCCGCTGCTGCCCTACGAGGGCTTCCTGTGGATCATGCGTATCGCGCTGGTGGTGCTGCTCCTGGCGCACGCTGGTAGCGCCTTCCACCTGTGGCACCGCAACAAGAAGGCGCGCGGCAGCGACAAGTACGCCGTGAAGAAGCCGGGAGCGGAGTACTTCGCCTCGCGCTACGCCATGCGCACCATGCGCTGGGGCGGTGTCATCCTGCTGCTGTTCATCGTCTGGCACATCCTGCAGTTCACCACCCTGTCCGCCACCCCGGGCGGGGAGTACGTGCACGGTCGCGCGTACCAGAACATGTACTACGGCTTCCAGCTGTGGTGGGTCTACCTCATCTACCTGGTAGCGCTGGCTGCCCTGTGCCTGCACGTGTGGCACGGCGTGTGGTCCGCCCTGCAGACCGTCGGCGCCATGCGCGGGAACGTCGTCCCCTTCGTCCGCGTCATCGCGTTCATCGTCGCCTTCGCGCTGTTCGCCTGCTTCATGGCAGTACCCACGGCGATCCTCTTCGGATGGGTCGACGCCCCCATGGCCGCTGCTGACTACTACCCGCAGTTCTGCGACGCGATCGGCTCGGCTGCCGAGCAGTTCGCTGACCACTGCGCGGCCGTCGCCCACTGA
- the rimI gene encoding ribosomal protein S18-alanine N-acetyltransferase, with product MEVGDLAEVSHLERELFGGEAWSASLLADELQAATGPEADRGYVVVVDGDGVVVGYAGLWFGDGRGEADLLTIATVPAARRRGVATSMLRAVVRQAREAGCAGVLLEVRASNEAAQTLYARHGFRPLGRRRRYYSAPVEDAVVMRLDLRPGPGPVGSEIFGASSLTK from the coding sequence ATGGAGGTGGGGGACCTCGCGGAGGTCTCCCACCTGGAGCGGGAGCTCTTCGGCGGGGAGGCCTGGAGCGCCTCCCTGCTGGCTGACGAGCTTCAGGCGGCCACAGGCCCTGAGGCTGACCGCGGCTACGTGGTCGTCGTCGACGGCGACGGCGTCGTGGTGGGCTACGCGGGCCTGTGGTTCGGCGACGGCCGGGGGGAGGCGGACCTGCTGACCATCGCCACGGTCCCGGCGGCCCGGAGGCGCGGGGTCGCCACCAGCATGCTCCGGGCGGTGGTGAGGCAGGCCCGCGAGGCGGGGTGCGCCGGCGTCCTGCTGGAGGTACGCGCCTCGAATGAGGCAGCGCAGACGCTGTACGCCAGGCACGGTTTCCGTCCCCTGGGCAGGCGCCGCCGCTACTACAGCGCACCGGTGGAGGACGCCGTCGTCATGCGTCTGGACCTGCGACCAGGGCCGGGGCCTGTGGGCTCGGAGATATTTGGTGCGAGCAGCCTCACGAAATGA
- the tsaB gene encoding tRNA (adenosine(37)-N6)-threonylcarbamoyltransferase complex dimerization subunit type 1 TsaB, with protein sequence MRIVSIDSSLGTQLLVCDAAPARTDQTQERALTVLTRAAQEDSRHHAESLGPMLAQALTDPAVAAQPLDAVVAATGPAPFTGLRAGLVTARTVARARDLPVHGVESLDAVARRALDELAQQGGEDERSVVQVATDARRKEVYAARYRAKGADDVERLGEISVLPPARLAEVMSADGVTVVAGSGVGLYPELGEGRTVLAPVSGDALVQVRVALARLEAGQELPTEPLYLRHADVQVPTTRKRYR encoded by the coding sequence GTGCGCATTGTCTCGATCGACTCCTCACTCGGAACCCAGCTCCTGGTCTGCGACGCGGCCCCGGCCCGCACGGACCAGACCCAGGAACGCGCCCTGACCGTCCTGACTCGTGCCGCCCAGGAGGACTCACGCCACCACGCTGAGTCCCTGGGCCCGATGCTCGCCCAGGCCCTGACAGACCCAGCCGTGGCCGCGCAGCCGCTGGACGCCGTCGTGGCCGCGACCGGACCAGCACCCTTCACCGGCCTGCGTGCGGGCCTCGTGACCGCCCGCACCGTCGCACGTGCCCGGGACCTGCCGGTACACGGTGTGGAGAGCCTGGACGCCGTCGCACGCCGCGCGCTCGACGAGCTGGCTCAGCAAGGGGGCGAGGACGAACGCTCCGTGGTCCAGGTGGCTACCGACGCCCGCCGCAAGGAGGTCTACGCCGCCCGTTACCGTGCCAAGGGAGCCGACGACGTCGAGCGCCTGGGAGAGATCAGCGTCCTGCCGCCCGCGCGGCTGGCGGAGGTCATGAGCGCTGACGGCGTCACGGTCGTGGCCGGTTCCGGCGTCGGCCTCTACCCCGAGCTGGGAGAGGGCCGCACGGTCCTCGCACCGGTCTCGGGCGACGCCCTGGTCCAGGTCCGAGTGGCGCTGGCGCGCCTCGAGGCCGGCCAGGAGCTGCCCACCGAGCCCCTCTACCTGCGGCACGCCGACGTCCAGGTGCCCACGACCCGCAAGCGGTACCGGTGA
- the tsaE gene encoding tRNA (adenosine(37)-N6)-threonylcarbamoyltransferase complex ATPase subunit type 1 TsaE, with amino-acid sequence MTSRSAQTVTVTTTDADATRALGARLASFLRPGDLVMLSGGLGAGKTTLAQGVGSAMDVRGRVSSPTFIIARVHPALGDGPDLIHVDAYRLSSLEEIDALDLDSSLQESVTLVEWGEDKVEALSADRLEVVVARPHGGLAATGPDDQEGVTDEEDEVTDLAEVDDGRRVITITALGERWRQTDLGALVL; translated from the coding sequence ATGACCTCTCGTTCAGCCCAGACCGTGACCGTGACGACGACGGACGCGGACGCCACACGCGCTCTCGGGGCACGCCTGGCCTCCTTCCTGCGTCCGGGCGACCTCGTCATGCTCTCGGGAGGGCTCGGGGCAGGCAAGACGACGCTGGCCCAGGGCGTCGGCTCAGCCATGGACGTGCGTGGCAGGGTCTCCTCCCCGACCTTCATCATCGCCCGCGTCCACCCGGCCCTGGGAGACGGCCCCGACCTCATCCACGTCGACGCCTACCGGCTGTCCTCCCTGGAGGAGATTGACGCGCTGGATCTGGACTCCTCCCTCCAGGAGTCCGTGACCCTCGTGGAGTGGGGGGAGGACAAGGTCGAGGCCCTGTCCGCCGACCGCCTGGAGGTCGTGGTCGCGCGTCCGCACGGCGGTCTGGCCGCGACGGGACCTGACGACCAGGAGGGCGTCACGGATGAGGAGGACGAGGTCACGGACCTGGCCGAGGTCGACGACGGCCGACGAGTCATCACGATCACCGCGCTGGGCGAGCGGTGGAGACAGACGGACCTGGGAGCCCTCGTGCTCTGA